The Clostridia bacterium region GCGAAAGGTATTCCCGGGCCGCCGCCTGCTGGCGGCGGTTGAGCCCTGCCGCGCCCAGCCCGGACCGCAGATCGTTCCAGGTGAGGATCCGGCGCTGCCAGAGCCGGTTTTCCGTGTGCCGGCCTATGCCGGGGATGAAGATGAAAGAGTGCCGCAGCATGGTCTACCTCTCGGCCTGAATAATACGCCTGTGCACGGCGTGCGGCAACCCTGGCCCGAACGGTGATTCCTCCGGCTCCACCCGGCGGTCCTGGTTCCCCCGAGCACCTAAAGCGTGCCGGGCACCGAACTCGGCGAGGGCGGAGGCGGGCCGGAGGCCAAGGATGGCCGAAGCCGCGCCGGCGCCACGGACGGCGCCTAAGCGGCGTGCCCGCCGGAGGGCGAAGCCCGAGCCCTAGTTCGGTCGGCAAAGCGACCGGTACAAGGGGGAACCCGGACCGCCGGGTGGAGTAACGCTGAACGGCCGCCGGTTTTGGCTGTTGAGCACGGTACTGCCGGTCGTTCGAGGCTCCCAGTTGATGGTATAATTCCGTCCCTTGCCGGTCAAGCTAATAGCGGGAAGGAGGTGTAGCCTGTGGGCAAAGTGCTGGCGGTAGTAATCCGCTTCCTGGTGTCGGCGCTGGTCCTGCTGCTTATCGGGTGGTTCCTGCCCGGGATACGGGTGGCGGGCTTCACCGGAGCGCTCATAGCGGCGGTGGTGATCGCCGCTCTGGGATACCTGGTGGAGACCGTGCTGGGGCCTAAGATTTCCCCCCGCAGCCGGGGCCTCGTGGGGTTCATCACCGCCGCCGTGGTCATCTACGTGGCCCAGTTCATAGTGCCGGCCTACTTGTCGGTGAACATTCTCGGCGCGCTGCTCGCAGCCCTGGTGATCGGCGTCGTGGATACCTTTGTACCCACCGCTCTACGCTAGTCGCAGGTGGAGGCGGATGAAACGCAGGACGCGGCCCTTAACCGGGCCGCATTCCTTATGACTCGTGCTTTTTGCCCCGGCAGTCCTGGTTTCTCCGGGTACCTAAAGCGTGCCGGGCACCGAACTCGGCGAGGGCGAGGGTGGAGGCGGGCCGGAGGCCACGGACGGCCGCAGCGGCGGGGCGCCACGGACGGCGCCTCCGCCGGTAGCCCGCCGGAGCCCGAAGGTCGAGCCCTAGTTCGGTCGGCTAAGCGACCGGTACAAGGGGAAACCAGGACTGCCGGGGACAGTGGGGCAACCGGGCCGAGGCCCACCTGACGGTACTATAACCGGCAGGCGGCGCATAGACTGGGGTAGGAGAAACGGGGGGACAAGAGTGCGCCTCTACCTGGTCTTGCGCCGCCGTCGCCTCTTCGCGGCGGCCCTGCTACTGCTGATCGGGTCCCTACTTCTCTTCGGCGTTCCCCGCCTTTCCTGGCCGCGCACGGATCTCCCGGTTAGCTGGGGCAAACGCATTTTGACCTCGGTGCTCCCGCTCCCGGGTTCGGAGCCCGTGCTCGCCTCCTGGTCTTCCGGTTGGAGCGGCGTGGACCTGAGGACCCCGCAGGGGTGGCTTCAGGTGCAGATGCCCGCGCTTTCTACCGGCCGGGGAGAGGCCCTGCCGGCCGCGGGGCGCTATAACCCGGAGGAGGAGGAAGAAGAAGAGGTCTCGCCCCGCCCCGGTATACCCCTGGAGCCGGTGAATCCGGTGCTTCCTCCTACCGGACAAGCCGAGGAGGTAGAGCTGTTCATCTATACTACCCATAACGCGGAAAGCTACCTGCCTGACTACGGGGTGGCCAGGGTTTCTCCGGGGACTTCGGGCGGGGTGACCCGGGCGGCGGCCGCCCTGGCGTCGGCCCTGGAGAGAGAAGGGGTGCGGGTGGTGCTTTCTCCGGCCATCCACGATTACCCCGAGCTTACCGGCGCCTACGCCCGCTCTGAGGTCACCGTCAAGGCGGCTCTGGCCGCCTACCCGAATCTGGCGGCAGTCATCGACGTGCACCGGGACGCCGGCGATCGTCCGGTGACCGCGACGATAGAGGGGCGGGAGGTGGCGCAGGTGCTCCTGGTGGTGGGCTCCAACCTGCGCTTGTCCCATCCCACCTGGGAAGAAAACCTGGCCTTCGCCCGCCGGGTGGAGACCAGGATGGAGCAGCTCTATCCGGGCCTCTGCCGGGGGGTGAGGGTTCAGAGCGGGCGCTACAACCAGCACCTGCACCCGCAGGCCCTGCTGGTGGAGATCGGCAACCAGCACAATACTCTGGAGCAGGTGGAGGCGGCGGCCGGACTGCTCGCCCGGGTATTAAAAGAAGTAATCTGATGGTATAATTAGGGGCGTGATCGGAGCAAGGGAGACGGGTCTGGGTGAGAGGTAGCCAGGGAACGGCGGGCGCCGCGGGACTGTTGACGGCCGCCATGGTCGCCTCTCGCCTATTGGGCTACGTGCGCGAGGTCCTTCTCTATGCCCGCTTCGGGCAGAACAACCTTACCGATGCCTATCAGGCGGCCTTTTCCATCCCCGATTTTCTCTACCTGCTGCTGGTGGGGGGAGCCCTGAGCTCGGCCTTCATACCCGTATTTGCGGGATATTTGGCCACCGACCGGGAAGAGGAGGCCTGGAAGGTGGCCAGCACCGTCTTCAACTTCGTCATTCTCATGATGCTGGTGGGCATCGGTCTGGGGCTGATCTACACCCCGCAGCTGGTGCGGCTTCTGGTGCCGGGCTTTGACGCCGAAACCATGCGGCTGACGGTAAAGCTCACCCGCATCATGTTTGCCCAGGCTTTCTTCATGGCCTTAAGCGGCGTGGCCATGGGCGTGCTCTATTCGTACCGGTATTTCACCGCCACCGCCCTTTCCGCGGTGCTCTACAACCTGGGGATTATCCTGGTGGGCTGGTTCCTCTCCCCCTATCTGGGCATTACCGCTTTTTCTCTGGGAGTGGTAGTGGGCGCGGTGGCGGGATTTGCCGTGCAGGTGCCGCCTCTGTTGCGCTACGGGGTGCGCTACCATTTCAGCCTTAACCTCGGCCATCCCGGGGTACGGAAGATCTGGCGTTTGATGGTGCCGGTCCTGATAAGCCTGTCCGTCACCCAGCTCAACCTGTTCGTGAACCAGAACCTGGCCTCCCACCTGGCCGAAGGACTGGTGGCCGCGCTGCGCACCGCCCAGCGGCTGATGCAGCTCCCCATCGGCACGCTGGGCGTGGCCCTGGCGGTGGCCAGCTTCCCCAACCTTACCATCCAGGCGGCCCAGGGCCGGTACGACGACTACCGCCGCACCCTCTCCCTGGGCCTGCGCTCCCTGGTCTTCCTCCTGGTCCCGGCCAGCCTGGGCCTGATCGCCCTGCGGGTACCCATAGTGCGCCTGCTCTTCGAGCAGGGGAAGTTCACCCCGGAGGATACCCTGGCCACCGCCCAGGCCCTGCTCTTCTACTCCCTGGGCATCGTGGCCTACGGGTGCATCCAGGTGCTGAACCGCTCCTTCTACGCCCTTCAGGACACCACCACCCCCATGGTGGCCGGGGTGGCGGCCATCGGCCTCAATATCTGGCTGAACGTGAGCCTGGTGGGACCCCTCGGTCACGGCGGCCTCGCCCTGGCCTACTCCCTGGCCGGCGGGTTCAACTTCGTGCTGCTTCTGCTCCTCTTGCGGCGACGCTTGGGCCGAATAGGCGGGCGGGCCCTGGCCACCTCGGGGCTCAAGAGCCTCCTGGCCGGCACGGTGGCGGTGCTGGGCGCCTGGGTGGTCGCCGGGCACCTGGAGCCGTACGCCCTGCTCGCGGGCAAGCTGGGTCAGGCACAGCAGGTGGGTGCGGCTATAGGCCTGGCCCTGCTGGTATTCGTGCTGGCCGCGGTGGCGATGCGCATGGAGGAAGTGGGCCAGGTCTGGGAGGTAGTGAAGCGCCGCCTGGGCCGCCAGCCCTAGAGACGCCTTGGCGATCCGGCGGTTGGGCTGCCTCAGGGTCGGCGGTCCTGGTTTCTCCGAGTACCTAAAGCCTCGCCGGGCACCGAACTCGGCGAGGGCGAGCGTGGAGGCGGGCCGGAGGCCACGGAAGGCCGAAGCCGCGCCGGCGCCATGGATGGCGCCTAAGCGGGGAGCCCGCCGGAGCCCGAAGCACGAGCCCTAGTTCGGTCGGCGAAGCGACCGGTACGAGGGGGAACCAGGACCGCCGGCACGATAGCCCGGGGAGATGCCAAAGACCGGCCTCCTTGTTGCCCCCCGGGGCCAATGTTATAATGGTCCACGGAAAACGAGGGGGACGGAGGCTTGGATCCGCGCTTCATTCGTAATTTCTGCATCATCGCCCACATCGATCACGGTAAGTCCACCCTGGCGGACCGCCTGCTGGAGTTTACCGGAGCGATCGAGCCGCGCGAGATGACCGAGCAGATCCTGGACCAGATGGATCTGGAGCGGGAGCGGGGCATTACCATCAAGATGAAGGCGGTGCGGCTGGAGTACAGGGCTTCGGACGGCCACACCTATTACCTCAATCTCATCGATACCCCCGGCCACGTGGATTTCAGCTACGAGGTGTCCCGGAGTCTCGCGGCCTGCGAGGGCGCGCTTCTGGTGGTGGACGCCACCCAGGGCGTGCAGGCCCAGACCCTGGCCAACGCCTACCTGGCCATCGACCAGAATCTGGAGATCATCCCGGTGATCAACAAGATCGATTTGCCCAGTGCGGACGTGGAGCGGGCGAAGCGGGAGATAGAGGAAACGGTGGGGCTGGACGCCTCGGAGGCCATCCTGGTTTCCGCCAAGATGGGCTGGGGAACGCAGGAGGTGCTGGAGGCGGTGGTGCGCCGCATTCCGCCGCCGGGGGGACGGGCCGAAGCGCCGTTGCGGGCCCTCATCTTCGATTCCCTCTTTGATAATTACCGGGGGGCGGTTCCCTACATCCGGGTGATGGACGGCCGGGTGCGCGCCGGCGATCGCATCCGCCTGATGTCCAGCGGCCTGGAATTCGAGGTGGACGAGGTGGGCATCTTCACGCCCCAGCGCCGGCCGGTGGAGGAACTCTCGGCCGGTCAGGTGGGCTACCTCACCGCCGGCATCCGCCAGATCGAGGACACCCGGGTAGGGGATACCATCACCGGTGCGGACCGGCCGGCGGACGAGCCCCTTCCCGGGTACCGGCCGGTAAAGCCCATGGTCTTCTGCGGGCTCTACCCCACCGACAACCGGGCCTACGAGAATCTCCGGGACGCCCTGGCCAAGCTAAAGCTCAACGACGCCGCCCTGGTTTACGAGCCGGAGACCTCCCAGGCCCTGGGTTTCGGCTTTCGCTGCGGTTTTCTGGGCCTGCTGCACATGGAAATCGTGCAGGAGCGGCTGGAACGGGAGTACGGGCTGGAGCTGGTGAGTTCCGCGCCCAGCGTGGCCTACCGGGTGGTGAAGACCGACGGCGAGGTCCTGACCGTCGACAATCCCAGCCGCCTGCCGCCGCCGGAGAAGATCGACCGCATGGAGGAGCCGGTGGTCAAGGCCACCGTCCTGGTGCCCTCGGCGCACGTGGGGCCGGTAATGGAACTGGCACAGGAGCGCCGGGGCCAGTTCCTAGGCATGGACTACCTGAGCGGCGACCGGGTGATGCTCACCTACCGCCTGCCCCTGGCGGAAATCATTTACGACTTCTTCGGCCAGCTGAAGGCCCGCAGCCGGGGCTACGCCTCGCTGGAT contains the following coding sequences:
- a CDS encoding phage holin family protein; this translates as MLAVVIRFLVSALVLLLIGWFLPGIRVAGFTGALIAAVVIAALGYLVETVLGPKISPRSRGLVGFITAAVVIYVAQFIVPAYLSVNILGALLAALVIGVVDTFVPTALR
- a CDS encoding stage II sporulation protein P gives rise to the protein MRLYLVLRRRRLFAAALLLLIGSLLLFGVPRLSWPRTDLPVSWGKRILTSVLPLPGSEPVLASWSSGWSGVDLRTPQGWLQVQMPALSTGRGEALPAAGRYNPEEEEEEEVSPRPGIPLEPVNPVLPPTGQAEEVELFIYTTHNAESYLPDYGVARVSPGTSGGVTRAAAALASALEREGVRVVLSPAIHDYPELTGAYARSEVTVKAALAAYPNLAAVIDVHRDAGDRPVTATIEGREVAQVLLVVGSNLRLSHPTWEENLAFARRVETRMEQLYPGLCRGVRVQSGRYNQHLHPQALLVEIGNQHNTLEQVEAAAGLLARVLKEVI
- the murJ gene encoding murein biosynthesis integral membrane protein MurJ — encoded protein: MRGSQGTAGAAGLLTAAMVASRLLGYVREVLLYARFGQNNLTDAYQAAFSIPDFLYLLLVGGALSSAFIPVFAGYLATDREEEAWKVASTVFNFVILMMLVGIGLGLIYTPQLVRLLVPGFDAETMRLTVKLTRIMFAQAFFMALSGVAMGVLYSYRYFTATALSAVLYNLGIILVGWFLSPYLGITAFSLGVVVGAVAGFAVQVPPLLRYGVRYHFSLNLGHPGVRKIWRLMVPVLISLSVTQLNLFVNQNLASHLAEGLVAALRTAQRLMQLPIGTLGVALAVASFPNLTIQAAQGRYDDYRRTLSLGLRSLVFLLVPASLGLIALRVPIVRLLFEQGKFTPEDTLATAQALLFYSLGIVAYGCIQVLNRSFYALQDTTTPMVAGVAAIGLNIWLNVSLVGPLGHGGLALAYSLAGGFNFVLLLLLLRRRLGRIGGRALATSGLKSLLAGTVAVLGAWVVAGHLEPYALLAGKLGQAQQVGAAIGLALLVFVLAAVAMRMEEVGQVWEVVKRRLGRQP
- the lepA gene encoding translation elongation factor 4; protein product: MDPRFIRNFCIIAHIDHGKSTLADRLLEFTGAIEPREMTEQILDQMDLERERGITIKMKAVRLEYRASDGHTYYLNLIDTPGHVDFSYEVSRSLAACEGALLVVDATQGVQAQTLANAYLAIDQNLEIIPVINKIDLPSADVERAKREIEETVGLDASEAILVSAKMGWGTQEVLEAVVRRIPPPGGRAEAPLRALIFDSLFDNYRGAVPYIRVMDGRVRAGDRIRLMSSGLEFEVDEVGIFTPQRRPVEELSAGQVGYLTAGIRQIEDTRVGDTITGADRPADEPLPGYRPVKPMVFCGLYPTDNRAYENLRDALAKLKLNDAALVYEPETSQALGFGFRCGFLGLLHMEIVQERLEREYGLELVSSAPSVAYRVVKTDGEVLTVDNPSRLPPPEKIDRMEEPVVKATVLVPSAHVGPVMELAQERRGQFLGMDYLSGDRVMLTYRLPLAEIIYDFFGQLKARSRGYASLDYEFDGYQEADLVRLDILINGEMVDALSCIVHRERAYQKGRELTVRLKELIPRQLFEVPVQAAVGRKIIARETVKPLRKDVLAKCYGGDVTRKKKLLEKQKEGKKRMKQIGSVEIPQEAFMAVLRLEE